A region of the Kosmotoga arenicorallina S304 genome:
ACGATGAGGAACTCTTTTTGTCCTCGCGTGGGAACAAGAGCCCTCAGTCAAATTATACAACAAAAACAAACACACAGGGAACTGAAAGAAGGACAGATGAAAGGTTCTCCCTGCTTGATTCTGTTGCTCAAACAAACTGCCATTTGGGAACGGATTCAGGCAGATTGTCTCCTTGACTTGACATAGTAGGTGAGTAAAGCCCTTTGCTCTGCCAGATCTTTTAGCTTGTTTTTCAGAATCGAAATAACATCTTCAATACCTGCCGAAGAGAACAGGAACTGTATTTCCTTAACAGAAAAATCGAGCCTTCTTAAAATGAGGATCTGCTCTAATTTTTCTGCTGCCTTTTCATCGTAATATCTGTATTGAGAGTCTTTATCCCTTATGCTCTCCAACAATCCCAACTCTTCGTAATACCTGAGCGTTCTGTTTGAAATGTTGTATTCGCATGCGAGATCTCCTATTCTCTTCAATCCGGGCATAGAACCATCTCCTTTGTGCAAATTGAAGCGCTTCAAACCTATTATATAGATTTACGCAACGTAAGAGTCAACAGAGATGAAGTAAAATAAAATAGTTAAAGAGCGGACTCTTTTTCTATGCTCATGATTGGAGGCGATTCAAATTAAAAAGTGCGTAGTTATCCCTACATACTGGGGTCCAGCAGATGGCAGCGAAGAGATCGTTTTTGATCATCCGACCCCACTAAACAGTAAAGGCACTCTCGCCAGGTTGTTGAACAACCTCCTGGAGTTTGAGGAAATCAAAAGAGGGGAAATACCCGTAAGAATAGTTGGAATTGCAAACAGAAAGGATCTCAGAGATAAAGTTGAAGATTTACTCGAATCCTACCTTGAAGGGTATTCGAACAAAATGGAACTCAAACTGTGCTCTTATTCATGGCTGAACAATTTGAAAAATAAATTGGATGAAAAGGGAATTCATAGCTTCTTTCCCATCGAGCCAGACAGTTACTCACAGATAAGAAACCTCTGCCTGCTCGCAGCACTCGAAACAAAAAGCGATATAGGCATCTTTTTGGACGACGATGAACTTCTCACTGATAAAAACTATTTTGATAAATCGGAAGAAGGAATGTATTCAATAGCTGAAGACAACGGCACAATCCTTGGAAAAGCTGGGTATTACAAAGAAGACAAGCAGGACTTCTCTAAATTCTGGGAACTCAAATGGTGGCCTAAAACTGCAGTATTCAATGAAACCTTCGAGCGCTTGATAAGAGAAAAGCCAAGATTCAAAGCAACCATGGTTGCGCTTGGTGGGAATATGGTCATCTCAAAAGATGTGATGAAAAGCGTTTGCTTTGACCCATATGTGAATCGCGGAGAAGACATGGACTATGTTTTCAACGCCCGTATGTTTGGATACAGATTCTATTTTGACCCTGAATTGTTTATAGAACATTATCCACCTGAAAAGAAGACCCCGGACTGGAAGAAGGCAAGAGAAGATATTTACAGGTTTTTGTACTTGCGCGAAAAATATCGGGGGCATTTACAGAGCGAAAAGGTTCAAAAAATCGCTTTTGAAGAATTTTTGCCATATCCGGGGGTTTTCATGCAAGATGATCTCGAAGACAGAATAATAGAACATTCCAGAATGATGGCGATGCGATACCTTTCTGAAAACGACAAAGAAGCCTTTAGCGCTTGTATGGAGAATGCAAAGATTCCGTTTCTGTATAAGAAAAATGCCGATATTATCAGTGATTTTCTAAAAACAACAAACTCATGGAGAGAAATTACACAGAACATTTGAGGTAAGGACTTTGCGAATATTGATGTTGTACTCTGTTCCATTATATGGCTCTGGTAGCGGCACTTATGTCAAAAAGCTTGCAGCTAAAAATTCACATGGAAATCGATAGCAGAAAAGCTTTTAAGAGTCTTCGAAAAACTAATTTAAACCCTTCAAAAAGCTAAACAGGCCCAAAAGGGCCTGTTTAAATTTCAAAAGCAAAATGCTTTATCGCTCAGGGAAAAACTCTTATGGGAGTTGATATAGACACTGCCCTTCCTTTTCTCTGAAATACAACTTCTATATAAGTTGCTGTGTATCCTTTTATGGAAAATGTAGCAGCCATGTTTTCAGCTTTCCCAAGAGGTATGTAATCAAATCTTGCATTCCGAAAATCTCTTATCTGTGAATTTGCGAAAAACAACCTGACTTCGGATATCTTCCAATCTTTGGGTTTGATGGAAATGTCAATATGGATTTCTGTTTCCGATGCGTTTGTTGAATATGTTGCCATGATTTCAGGAAGCGATGCTCCTTCATCAAGATTAGCAAAAAGCGCTC
Encoded here:
- a CDS encoding MerR family transcriptional regulator, which encodes MPGLKRIGDLACEYNISNRTLRYYEELGLLESIRDKDSQYRYYDEKAAEKLEQILILRRLDFSVKEIQFLFSSAGIEDVISILKNKLKDLAEQRALLTYYVKSRRQSA
- a CDS encoding glycosyltransferase family 2 protein; the encoded protein is MEAIQIKKCVVIPTYWGPADGSEEIVFDHPTPLNSKGTLARLLNNLLEFEEIKRGEIPVRIVGIANRKDLRDKVEDLLESYLEGYSNKMELKLCSYSWLNNLKNKLDEKGIHSFFPIEPDSYSQIRNLCLLAALETKSDIGIFLDDDELLTDKNYFDKSEEGMYSIAEDNGTILGKAGYYKEDKQDFSKFWELKWWPKTAVFNETFERLIREKPRFKATMVALGGNMVISKDVMKSVCFDPYVNRGEDMDYVFNARMFGYRFYFDPELFIEHYPPEKKTPDWKKAREDIYRFLYLREKYRGHLQSEKVQKIAFEEFLPYPGVFMQDDLEDRIIEHSRMMAMRYLSENDKEAFSACMENAKIPFLYKKNADIISDFLKTTNSWREITQNI